One part of the Tenacibaculum sp. 190130A14a genome encodes these proteins:
- a CDS encoding ABC transporter ATP-binding protein → MDNQIAISIQNVSKSFNKTLSLKSLLKIISGNNLNNDLILSDISIDIYKGDFVAIVGNNGVGKSTLLKLISGVLSPDSGSIYTNGTINAIHELTSGFNQELNGYENLQLLGTLHGIPENEFSQKLNEVVSFSELSESSLNKPIKYYSSGMKTRLAYAFNITFVKDILLLDEVLAVGDYNFIQKCIAQLEILKQKGVTIVLVTHNITRVQNLISKVFEITNSKVLFTSLETYLEKRNKNNEDSFFIHPNLSIDSFIIIEKKKKTSLFEKDTKSTSPNNFKLDDNQNIEIKYNILNNTNPVNVKFYGLICAENDIVKYESEKYNLKNGKNEVSFNITLPGLIKGIYTLQFYIFDINSKQILLKINTIQLNGTSEFTISTALSVAQQNLKLNITN, encoded by the coding sequence ATGGACAATCAAATTGCCATATCAATACAAAATGTATCAAAGTCTTTTAACAAAACTCTTTCTTTGAAGTCTTTGTTAAAAATTATAAGCGGAAACAACTTGAATAACGACTTAATTCTTTCAGATATATCCATTGATATATATAAGGGTGACTTCGTTGCAATTGTTGGAAATAATGGTGTAGGAAAAAGTACTTTGTTAAAACTAATAAGTGGCGTTCTTTCTCCTGATAGCGGTAGTATTTATACCAATGGAACTATAAATGCAATACATGAACTTACCTCGGGTTTTAACCAAGAACTCAATGGCTATGAAAATTTACAATTATTAGGCACACTGCATGGAATTCCAGAAAATGAATTTTCGCAAAAACTAAACGAAGTTGTTTCTTTTTCTGAGTTATCTGAGAGTTCTCTTAACAAACCAATAAAGTACTACAGTTCTGGAATGAAAACAAGACTCGCTTATGCTTTCAATATTACTTTTGTAAAAGACATTTTGTTACTGGATGAAGTACTTGCTGTTGGAGATTACAATTTCATTCAGAAATGCATAGCTCAATTAGAAATTTTAAAACAAAAAGGAGTCACTATTGTATTAGTTACTCATAATATTACAAGAGTTCAAAACCTTATCTCGAAAGTATTTGAAATAACGAATTCAAAAGTTCTTTTTACTTCGCTAGAAACCTATCTAGAAAAAAGGAATAAAAACAATGAAGATTCATTTTTTATACATCCAAACTTAAGCATTGATTCTTTCATTATTATTGAAAAAAAGAAAAAAACATCTTTGTTCGAAAAGGATACAAAAAGTACCTCTCCAAATAATTTCAAACTAGATGACAATCAGAATATCGAAATAAAATACAACATATTAAACAACACCAATCCTGTTAACGTAAAGTTTTATGGATTAATTTGTGCTGAAAATGATATTGTAAAATACGAATCTGAAAAATACAATCTTAAAAATGGTAAAAACGAAGTTTCTTTCAACATTACTTTACCAGGACTTATTAAAGGAATATACACACTACAATTTTATATTTTTGATATAAACTCAAAACAAATACTATTAAAAATCAACACAATTCAATTAAATGGAACATCTGAATTCACAATAAGCACAGCTCTATCTGTCGCTCAACAAAACCTTAAACTTAATATAACTAATTAG
- a CDS encoding glycosyltransferase family 2 protein, which translates to MQNPLISVIIPVYNRAHSIAKSIESVLNQTYQNFEIIVVDDGSSDNLHSVLKTFNTIKLVTLHKNQGQANARKVGYLKSQGDFICSLDSDDTWEPVFIEESLNYMLKYNLDLFFSNWSRSTRSIAGNLKRFSDLTIFQNETEKEEDVFIFSNAAIRKYILSQCIFPSSSMMIRRTSLSVLWDESIRICDDWELTINLILNNTVKKVGGTYKIFWTKHVSDDNVCDNRSDIAFIERVIEDRIYMQQKFAPLMTLKEKKTFNTSIVESRLRKLIIGVKAKSLKTVLEVFSSDYFNRYLVRSIINGSRRRLKRKIYA; encoded by the coding sequence TTGCAAAACCCGTTAATTTCCGTTATCATTCCAGTATACAACAGGGCTCACTCTATTGCAAAAAGTATTGAGTCTGTTCTGAACCAAACCTATCAAAATTTCGAAATCATTGTTGTTGATGATGGTTCATCCGACAACCTTCATAGTGTTTTAAAAACCTTCAACACAATAAAGCTTGTTACACTCCATAAAAATCAAGGACAGGCAAATGCACGAAAAGTTGGATACCTAAAATCTCAAGGTGATTTTATTTGTTCATTAGATTCTGATGATACTTGGGAACCTGTATTCATTGAAGAATCATTAAACTATATGCTGAAATACAATCTTGATCTTTTCTTCTCCAATTGGTCTAGAAGTACAAGATCTATTGCAGGAAACCTCAAACGCTTCTCTGACCTTACCATTTTTCAAAATGAAACTGAAAAAGAAGAAGATGTTTTTATATTTTCTAACGCTGCCATTAGAAAATATATACTGTCGCAATGTATTTTTCCTTCTTCATCAATGATGATTCGAAGAACATCTTTATCAGTGCTTTGGGACGAAAGTATTCGAATTTGTGATGATTGGGAACTGACTATTAACCTTATTTTAAATAACACTGTTAAAAAAGTTGGTGGTACTTACAAGATTTTCTGGACAAAACACGTATCTGATGACAATGTTTGTGACAACCGATCAGACATTGCCTTTATTGAACGTGTAATTGAAGATCGTATTTATATGCAACAGAAATTTGCACCTTTAATGACCCTTAAAGAGAAAAAAACCTTTAACACTTCAATTGTTGAATCAAGACTTAGAAAATTGATTATTGGAGTAAAAGCTAAATCTCTAAAAACAGTACTAGAAGTATTTTCTAGTGATTATTTCAATAGATACTTGGTGAGATCAATTATCAATGGCTCAAGAAGAAGATTAAAGAGAAAAATATATGCCTAG
- a CDS encoding glycosyltransferase, protein MKFNSILIVSSCSEPWGGSEELWNNLAYLLKSKKHNVSLYKDIIDHRHVKIQALKDNDVAIFSILNSLNFIYKLIYKILIKLRVPFVERYKIHFLVNKIFRTKGLINLLKKHQFDKVIISQGINYDGLDYAWACNQLGVEYYTISQKVIETSFIQGEEAIKKAKTSLLEAKHNFFVSKHNQTITEEQIASKIENATVVYNPNKFQNLKDFPETNYHTETFTFLCIGRYYLSEKGQDILLRILAEEKWKQRPLKVKLIGSGIDQQILQNRIDYYQLKNVEISKFKLDLEKEWKNAHGLILSSRHEGMPLVMLEAMSLGKVCIMGDAGGANEVIEDSYNGFIGAPTTIDFDKTLERAWQMKSKWAVIAQNAKSTMLDIERKEYPSEEKLLNILLN, encoded by the coding sequence ATGAAATTTAATTCAATTTTAATTGTCTCCAGTTGCTCTGAGCCCTGGGGAGGAAGTGAAGAATTATGGAATAATCTAGCCTATTTACTTAAATCTAAAAAACACAATGTTTCATTGTATAAAGATATCATTGACCATAGGCATGTTAAAATTCAAGCGTTAAAAGACAATGACGTCGCTATTTTCTCTATTTTAAACAGCCTAAACTTCATCTATAAATTAATCTATAAAATACTGATTAAACTAAGGGTTCCTTTTGTAGAGAGATACAAAATTCACTTTTTAGTCAATAAAATTTTTAGAACAAAAGGATTGATTAATCTACTAAAAAAACACCAGTTCGATAAAGTAATTATTTCTCAAGGAATCAATTATGATGGATTGGATTATGCTTGGGCGTGCAATCAATTGGGGGTTGAATATTATACTATTTCTCAAAAAGTTATTGAAACAAGTTTCATTCAAGGTGAAGAAGCTATCAAAAAAGCCAAAACATCTCTTCTAGAAGCCAAACATAATTTTTTTGTGTCTAAACACAATCAAACAATCACAGAAGAACAAATTGCTTCTAAAATTGAAAATGCTACAGTAGTATACAATCCGAATAAGTTTCAGAACTTAAAAGATTTCCCAGAAACTAATTATCATACTGAAACTTTTACCTTTTTATGTATTGGTAGATATTACTTATCTGAAAAAGGACAAGATATTTTGTTAAGAATATTAGCTGAAGAGAAGTGGAAACAAAGACCTTTAAAAGTAAAGCTCATAGGTAGCGGTATAGATCAACAAATTTTACAAAACAGAATAGATTATTATCAACTAAAAAATGTAGAAATAAGCAAATTCAAACTAGACCTTGAAAAAGAGTGGAAAAACGCTCATGGTTTAATTTTATCGTCAAGACATGAAGGTATGCCTCTAGTCATGTTGGAAGCAATGTCTTTAGGAAAAGTTTGTATTATGGGAGATGCAGGAGGAGCTAATGAAGTAATCGAGGATAGCTACAATGGATTTATCGGGGCACCTACAACTATTGATTTTGATAAAACCTTGGAGCGTGCTTGGCAAATGAAAAGTAAATGGGCGGTTATTGCGCAAAATGCCAAAAGCACGATGCTGGATATTGAAAGAAAAGAATATCCTTCTGAAGAAAAACTCTTAAATATTTTACTTAACTAA
- a CDS encoding GSCFA domain-containing protein: protein MILSTQIPLEQEKHNLIDYHSNILLIGSCFSENIGNKLNHLKFKTYQNPFGILFHPKAIENLLLQSINEKEYSEKDIFLLNERWHCFDTHSHLSSQNKEELLNNLNQATHQTITSLKNASHVIITLGTAWVYRKIAEDFIVANCHKVPQKNFLKEILTIDEISESLGAIIALIKSINSKTSIIFTVSPVRHIKDGFVENQRSKSHLLAALHTIVTPRKGVFYFPSYEIMMDELRDYRFYAEDMIHPNQTAIDYIWEKFTSVWFNKNSFNTMREVESIQRGIQHRPFNPNSEAHQIFLKKLQQKKETLEKGFPSIKF from the coding sequence ATGATTTTATCTACACAAATTCCTTTAGAACAAGAAAAACATAACCTCATCGATTACCATTCAAACATTTTGTTAATAGGTTCTTGTTTTTCAGAAAATATTGGAAATAAATTAAATCATTTAAAATTTAAAACTTATCAAAACCCTTTTGGTATTTTATTTCACCCAAAAGCTATTGAAAACTTACTTCTGCAAAGTATTAATGAAAAAGAATACTCTGAAAAAGATATTTTTCTCCTCAACGAACGTTGGCATTGTTTTGACACACACTCTCACTTAAGTTCACAAAACAAAGAAGAACTTTTAAACAATTTAAATCAGGCTACTCATCAAACAATCACTTCTTTAAAAAATGCTTCTCACGTAATTATTACTTTAGGTACCGCATGGGTTTATAGAAAAATAGCAGAAGATTTCATTGTTGCTAATTGTCATAAAGTTCCTCAAAAAAACTTTTTAAAAGAGATTTTAACAATTGATGAAATTTCTGAAAGTTTAGGAGCAATTATTGCTCTTATCAAATCTATCAATTCAAAGACCAGTATTATTTTTACGGTTTCGCCTGTTAGACATATCAAAGATGGTTTTGTAGAAAACCAACGTAGCAAATCACACTTGCTTGCAGCTCTTCATACGATTGTGACTCCAAGAAAAGGTGTTTTTTACTTTCCTTCTTATGAAATTATGATGGATGAACTAAGAGACTATCGTTTCTATGCAGAAGATATGATTCACCCGAATCAAACAGCCATTGATTACATTTGGGAAAAGTTTACTTCAGTTTGGTTCAACAAAAATAGTTTTAACACCATGAGAGAAGTTGAATCTATTCAAAGAGGAATACAACACAGACCCTTCAACCCTAACTCCGAAGCTCATCAAATTTTCTTAAAAAAGCTACAACAAAAAAAAGAAACACTTGAAAAAGGTTTTCCGTCAATAAAATTCTAA
- a CDS encoding MerR family transcriptional regulator: MNNIKTIFTIKDLENISGIKAHTIRIWEKRYNLFKPNRTDTNIRYYSTESLTKLLNVALLNKHNFKISKIAMMSEDQIKLNARELAFKYAVNDEAINSFKLAMFQFDKVLFNSTYNKLLHKKTFREVFKEVFVPFLNHIGLLWQTDTLLPAHEHFISNLIAQKIQINIEKLDYSTTSTEITYVLFLPENEIHELGLMYLNYELVLRGFQTIYLGQSLPLNNLDYFFDSDSKVCFVTSMTVRPYDDKIVNYFYEIEDILKGTNHSLIAVGKKAMDVSDLEFSSDIKVFSSVIELIKSL, from the coding sequence TTGAACAATATTAAGACCATATTTACAATCAAAGACCTTGAAAATATCTCAGGGATTAAAGCACATACAATTAGAATATGGGAAAAGCGATATAATCTTTTCAAGCCTAATAGAACGGATACGAATATTCGTTATTACTCGACAGAAAGTCTAACGAAGTTATTAAATGTTGCGCTTTTAAATAAACACAATTTTAAGATATCGAAGATTGCAATGATGAGTGAAGATCAAATTAAGTTGAACGCGAGAGAGTTGGCGTTTAAATATGCGGTTAACGATGAAGCGATTAATTCATTTAAGTTAGCGATGTTTCAATTTGATAAAGTGTTATTTAATAGTACTTACAATAAATTATTGCATAAAAAAACTTTTAGAGAGGTGTTCAAAGAGGTATTTGTACCCTTTTTGAATCATATAGGTTTGTTGTGGCAGACAGATACACTTTTACCGGCACACGAACATTTTATATCTAACTTGATAGCACAAAAAATTCAAATAAATATTGAGAAATTAGATTACTCAACTACAAGTACTGAAATCACTTATGTGTTGTTTTTGCCTGAAAATGAAATTCATGAGTTAGGTTTGATGTATTTGAATTATGAATTGGTATTGAGAGGTTTTCAAACAATCTATTTAGGGCAAAGCTTACCACTGAATAATTTGGATTATTTTTTTGATAGTGATTCAAAAGTGTGTTTTGTAACATCGATGACAGTTCGACCTTATGATGATAAAATAGTGAATTATTTTTACGAAATAGAAGATATTTTAAAAGGAACAAATCATAGTTTAATCGCTGTTGGAAAGAAAGCAATGGATGTTTCAGATCTTGAATTTAGTTCAGATATAAAAGTGTTTTCTTCTGTGATTGAGTTGATTAAATCCTTGTAA
- a CDS encoding fasciclin domain-containing protein: MLTKRSFIKFPLVLVFILSFCTLTSCSDDDKVVITQTLVERAIERPDLSILVEALTKADLVSALQPDGPFTVFAPNNEAFQKLLDAKAAWNSLDDIPEDVLRSVLLYHVVSGKNTSSDLSNDQSIATLNGASVVVDLSGGVKLETVSGQSISVVEANLEAANGVIHIVEEVFLPIELPKDITDLAIASDDLSILVEALQKADLVSALQADGPFTVFAPTNKAFQDLLDSSSEWNTLADIPTETLKNVLLFHVLSEEKKALDLSDTYFKTLATGPNSEALSLQIETTGGVEFNGDSKPVMVDKMASNGVVHIIDKVMLPPNVVTLALNNSGFTTLVAALTDSRHTVDFVSLLSMDGPYTIFAPTNDAFQALLDSNASWNSLSDIPIGTLEAVLKYHVFSGGNVQSDELMDNQEITMFDGNKVTVDLSSGAKLETGSGQTVVIALTDVQGTNGVIHVVSNVLLP; this comes from the coding sequence ATGTTAACTAAAAGAAGTTTCATTAAGTTCCCCCTTGTTTTAGTATTTATACTAAGTTTTTGTACTCTTACATCTTGTTCAGATGATGACAAAGTAGTGATTACGCAAACACTCGTAGAAAGGGCAATTGAAAGACCTGATTTAAGTATTCTTGTAGAAGCTTTAACAAAAGCAGATTTAGTGAGTGCTTTACAGCCAGATGGTCCCTTTACTGTTTTTGCACCTAATAACGAAGCATTTCAGAAATTGTTAGATGCGAAAGCCGCATGGAATTCGTTAGACGATATTCCAGAAGACGTTCTTCGCAGTGTGTTGTTGTATCATGTTGTTTCTGGAAAGAATACCTCGTCAGATTTATCTAATGACCAATCAATAGCAACATTAAATGGAGCTTCTGTTGTTGTAGATTTATCAGGAGGGGTAAAATTGGAAACAGTATCAGGTCAATCAATATCGGTGGTTGAAGCAAATTTAGAAGCTGCCAATGGGGTGATTCATATTGTAGAAGAGGTGTTTTTGCCTATCGAATTACCTAAAGATATTACCGATTTAGCAATCGCTTCGGATGACTTGAGTATTTTAGTAGAAGCGCTTCAAAAGGCGGACTTAGTTTCGGCGTTGCAAGCAGATGGTCCCTTTACTGTTTTTGCACCTACTAATAAAGCGTTTCAAGATTTACTTGATAGTAGTTCTGAGTGGAATACTTTAGCAGATATTCCTACCGAAACATTAAAGAATGTCTTGTTATTTCATGTGTTAAGTGAAGAGAAAAAAGCGTTAGATTTATCAGATACCTATTTCAAAACGCTGGCAACAGGGCCAAATAGTGAAGCTCTTTCTTTACAAATAGAAACTACGGGAGGGGTGGAGTTTAATGGTGATTCTAAACCAGTAATGGTAGATAAAATGGCGTCGAATGGTGTTGTACATATAATTGATAAAGTAATGTTACCTCCAAACGTTGTCACATTAGCATTAAATAACAGCGGTTTTACAACGTTAGTAGCAGCCCTAACAGATAGCAGGCACACGGTAGATTTTGTGTCATTACTAAGTATGGATGGACCCTATACCATTTTTGCTCCAACAAATGATGCTTTTCAGGCCTTATTGGATAGTAATGCTTCATGGAACTCACTGAGTGATATTCCAATTGGAACATTGGAAGCAGTATTAAAATATCATGTTTTTTCAGGAGGAAATGTGCAGTCAGACGAATTAATGGATAATCAGGAAATAACGATGTTTGATGGCAATAAAGTTACAGTTGATTTAAGTAGCGGAGCCAAATTAGAAACGGGCTCAGGACAAACTGTTGTTATTGCATTGACAGATGTTCAAGGAACAAATGGTGTAATTCATGTAGTAAGTAATGTGTTATTGCCATAA
- a CDS encoding phytoene desaturase family protein → MSKKVHIIGSGFSSLAAASYLAKAGYSVVVLEKNNYLGGRARQFKKDGFTFDMGPTWYWMPDVFEKFFADFGKKPSDYYQLEKLHPAYEVYFGKQDSIVIPGDLESIYDVFEKEEQGSSVHLKRFLKQAKGNYDVAVKDLVYKPGQSPLELVNLETIKRLHFVFGNIRNQVSKRIKNKKLLKILEFPVLFLGAKPQDTPALYSFMNWADFGLGTWHPVGGMYKVVEGMVELARTMGVEFKTNSNVQEITVNSIGEVKGLVVNDEFLPSNIVLSGADYHHTETLLPSKYKQYSEKYWNKKTFAPSSLLFYVGFSKKLKNIKHHTLFFDTEFDEHAESIYGPPCWPKEPLFYASFPSVTDGSFAPTDKEAATFLIPLAPGVEDTPEIREKYFDIIIERLEELTQQSVKEFIIFKESFCVNDFVKDYNSYKGNAYGLANTLLQTAFLRPKIKSSKVKNLFFTGQLTVPGPGVPPALISGKIASDLILKHN, encoded by the coding sequence TTGAGTAAGAAAGTACATATCATAGGATCTGGTTTTTCCTCTTTAGCAGCTGCTAGCTATTTGGCTAAGGCGGGTTATAGTGTGGTTGTTTTAGAGAAAAATAATTATTTGGGAGGAAGAGCCAGACAGTTTAAAAAAGATGGTTTTACTTTTGATATGGGGCCAACTTGGTATTGGATGCCCGATGTTTTTGAAAAGTTTTTTGCAGACTTTGGTAAAAAACCTTCAGATTATTATCAATTGGAAAAATTACATCCAGCCTATGAAGTTTACTTTGGGAAACAAGATTCAATAGTAATACCTGGAGACTTAGAAAGTATATACGACGTTTTTGAAAAGGAGGAACAAGGAAGTTCTGTTCATTTAAAGCGTTTTCTAAAACAAGCTAAGGGTAATTATGATGTAGCTGTAAAAGATCTTGTTTATAAGCCAGGACAGAGTCCATTAGAACTTGTAAACCTAGAAACCATCAAAAGACTCCATTTTGTATTTGGTAACATAAGAAATCAGGTAAGCAAAAGAATTAAAAACAAAAAACTCCTCAAAATTCTTGAGTTTCCTGTATTGTTTTTAGGTGCGAAACCACAAGACACTCCCGCTTTATATAGTTTTATGAATTGGGCCGATTTTGGCTTAGGAACTTGGCATCCAGTAGGAGGTATGTATAAAGTAGTGGAGGGGATGGTTGAGTTAGCCCGTACTATGGGGGTTGAGTTTAAAACAAATTCTAACGTACAAGAAATAACGGTTAATTCAATAGGAGAAGTTAAGGGATTGGTTGTGAATGATGAGTTTTTACCTTCAAACATCGTATTGAGTGGAGCAGATTATCATCATACAGAAACACTATTACCCTCAAAATATAAACAATACTCAGAAAAATATTGGAATAAAAAGACATTTGCGCCCTCTTCTTTATTGTTTTACGTGGGGTTCAGTAAAAAGCTCAAAAATATAAAACATCATACATTGTTTTTTGATACAGAGTTTGATGAACATGCTGAGTCAATATATGGTCCCCCATGTTGGCCTAAAGAGCCATTGTTTTACGCGAGTTTTCCCTCAGTAACCGATGGTTCTTTTGCGCCAACTGACAAAGAGGCGGCAACTTTTTTAATTCCATTAGCACCAGGAGTAGAGGATACTCCTGAAATAAGAGAAAAATATTTTGATATAATTATTGAAAGATTAGAAGAATTAACGCAACAATCTGTTAAAGAATTTATTATCTTTAAAGAGAGCTTTTGTGTGAATGACTTTGTTAAAGATTATAATTCTTATAAAGGGAATGCATACGGGTTAGCGAACACCCTTTTGCAAACTGCCTTTTTAAGACCAAAAATTAAAAGTAGTAAAGTGAAGAATTTATTCTTTACAGGACAATTAACGGTTCCAGGACCGGGTGTGCCTCCGGCATTGATTTCGGGGAAAATAGCTTCAGATTTAATATTAAAACACAACTAA
- a CDS encoding phytoene/squalene synthase family protein gives MKKQLFDEVSYASSKLVTQKYSTSFSLATRMLSPKIRAAIYNIYGFVRFADEIVDSFHDYDKEALLLKFEKEYFLSKHMGISLNPIMNSFIHTVVSYNISDHLVQAFLKSMKADLYKTEYQTKEEYEEYIYGSADVVGLMCLKVFVNGDQEKFDELKDAAQRLGSAFQKVNFLRDLKDDYQELNRSYFPNVNFGDLNEKSKQDIIEDIERDFEYAYKNGILKLPVEAKFGVYMAFRYYKRLLKKLKAVHHSKIMETRVRISNPMKINLLARSYVKYKLNLI, from the coding sequence ATGAAAAAGCAACTCTTTGATGAGGTTTCTTATGCAAGTAGTAAGCTCGTAACACAAAAATATAGTACATCCTTTTCGTTGGCAACAAGAATGTTGTCACCAAAAATACGTGCAGCAATCTATAATATTTATGGTTTTGTTCGTTTTGCAGATGAAATAGTAGATTCTTTTCATGATTACGATAAAGAAGCATTACTGTTAAAGTTCGAGAAAGAGTACTTTTTATCGAAACATATGGGGATTAGTTTGAATCCTATTATGAACTCATTTATTCATACAGTAGTGAGTTATAATATATCGGATCATCTTGTACAGGCTTTTTTGAAAAGTATGAAGGCAGATTTATACAAAACCGAGTACCAAACTAAAGAAGAATACGAAGAGTATATTTACGGATCTGCAGATGTTGTTGGGTTAATGTGTTTGAAAGTTTTTGTGAATGGAGATCAAGAGAAGTTTGATGAGTTAAAAGATGCTGCGCAACGATTAGGATCTGCATTTCAGAAAGTCAATTTTCTTAGAGATTTAAAAGACGATTATCAAGAACTAAATCGTTCTTATTTTCCAAATGTCAATTTCGGTGATTTAAACGAAAAATCTAAGCAAGATATTATTGAAGATATTGAAAGGGATTTTGAATATGCTTATAAAAATGGAATTTTGAAACTTCCAGTAGAGGCAAAGTTTGGGGTGTATATGGCTTTTAGATACTATAAAAGATTGTTGAAGAAATTAAAGGCAGTGCATCATTCAAAGATCATGGAAACAAGGGTGCGTATTTCGAATCCGATGAAGATAAATTTATTGGCAAGAAGTTATGTCAAGTATAAATTAAACTTAATTTAA
- a CDS encoding beta-carotene hydroxylase — MFFAIVTIATFIVMEGVTWCTHKYVMHGFGWYLHEDHHQPGYPHVFEKNDAFFVVFAIPSMLLFFFGIRPELNFLFFIGLGILLYGIAYFLIHDVLIHRRFRWFDRTTNWYLRGLRKAHKVHHKHLGKEEGECFGMLFVPFKYFKQYKK; from the coding sequence ATGTTTTTTGCAATAGTTACCATAGCAACATTTATAGTAATGGAAGGCGTTACTTGGTGTACACATAAATATGTAATGCACGGTTTTGGTTGGTATTTACATGAAGACCACCATCAACCGGGGTATCCACATGTTTTTGAAAAGAATGACGCTTTTTTTGTTGTTTTTGCGATACCGAGTATGTTGCTGTTTTTCTTTGGTATACGTCCAGAGCTTAATTTTTTGTTTTTTATAGGGTTGGGAATATTACTGTATGGTATTGCGTACTTTTTAATACATGATGTGTTAATCCATAGACGTTTCAGGTGGTTTGATAGAACTACCAATTGGTACCTTAGAGGATTGCGAAAAGCGCATAAAGTACATCATAAACATTTAGGAAAAGAAGAAGGAGAATGTTTTGGTATGTTGTTCGTACCATTCAAATATTTTAAACAGTATAAAAAGTGA
- a CDS encoding lycopene cyclase domain-containing protein → MNQYVYLILNLGSLSIPLLYSFLEKKFHFIQYFKIAFLSIVVVAIPFLIWDGIFTAEGIWGFNSDYFLGTKIFKMPIEEWMFFFCIPYACLFTHEVLKYYLPNFKLTKSVTVLVSVLLLLIVFFLLVFNLGKWYTTVNFVFFLGLLLYSLKNHLKSLQEYLPSFIIILLPFFLVNGILTGSFIENPVVWYNNNENLGFRLFTIPFEDVFYAFNLLFSIQLIFNHLKKKQFER, encoded by the coding sequence GTGAATCAATACGTATATCTAATATTAAACTTAGGTAGCTTAAGTATTCCATTGTTATATAGTTTTTTAGAAAAGAAATTTCATTTTATTCAATATTTTAAAATTGCTTTTTTAAGTATTGTTGTAGTTGCAATTCCTTTTTTAATATGGGACGGAATATTTACAGCAGAAGGTATTTGGGGGTTTAATTCCGATTATTTTTTAGGAACAAAAATCTTTAAAATGCCAATAGAAGAATGGATGTTTTTTTTCTGTATACCTTATGCGTGTTTATTTACACATGAAGTTTTAAAATATTATTTACCAAATTTTAAACTAACCAAATCAGTAACCGTACTGGTAAGTGTATTGTTATTATTAATTGTTTTTTTCTTACTTGTATTCAATCTAGGTAAGTGGTACACAACTGTAAATTTTGTGTTTTTCTTAGGATTGTTATTATACAGTTTAAAAAATCACTTAAAATCATTACAAGAATACCTGCCTAGTTTTATAATCATTTTGCTTCCATTTTTTTTAGTCAATGGAATTTTAACGGGAAGCTTTATTGAGAATCCAGTGGTATGGTATAACAACAATGAAAATTTAGGATTTAGATTGTTTACAATCCCTTTTGAAGATGTTTTTTATGCCTTCAATTTATTGTTTTCAATCCAATTAATCTTTAATCATTTAAAAAAGAAACAATTTGAAAGATAA
- a CDS encoding TspO/MBR family protein gives MKDNKYIRFLIFLITNFLALAIGVWLMNDGPRTDWYLSLNKAPWTPANWVFGAAWTTIMLLFSIYITRVSFTYAYLAKKLLLLYGVQWILNVGWNYVFFNQHMIVFGLIIIISLWLLIGYFTFEHLKKVRGYTLFILPYLIWMTIATSLNAYIVLNN, from the coding sequence TTGAAAGATAATAAATACATACGATTTCTAATATTCTTAATAACGAATTTTCTAGCCTTGGCTATTGGAGTTTGGTTAATGAACGACGGACCAAGAACAGATTGGTATTTATCATTAAATAAAGCACCATGGACTCCAGCAAATTGGGTGTTTGGTGCGGCCTGGACAACCATCATGTTACTGTTTTCAATCTATATCACAAGAGTAAGTTTTACCTATGCTTATTTAGCTAAGAAGTTACTACTACTTTATGGAGTACAATGGATTTTAAACGTAGGATGGAACTATGTTTTTTTTAATCAACATATGATTGTTTTTGGTTTGATAATTATTATAAGTCTATGGTTGTTAATAGGGTATTTCACCTTTGAGCACCTAAAAAAAGTAAGAGGGTACACATTATTTATACTACCTTATTTAATATGGATGACCATAGCTACAAGTTTGAATGCATATATAGTTTTAAACAATTAA